In the genome of Coregonus clupeaformis isolate EN_2021a chromosome 1, ASM2061545v1, whole genome shotgun sequence, one region contains:
- the acbd4 gene encoding acyl-CoA-binding domain-containing protein 4 isoform X1, whose amino-acid sequence MPRGCAIIERRQFAMPLPVMAESVDHQKRFQAAVDVIQNLPKNGSYRPSYEVMLRFYCLYKQAVCGPCTVPRPGFWDPVGRYKWDAWSRLGEMSSESAMAAYVDEMKKVAQEVIDTMPINEKTASLFHHFEPLYVVIHDMPRPPDTLLDLREDVKGIDKAASPVEVEQERETQEELVPDKDPALEEEPALEQVPVPGVEPVTEEVPTLEKVALAEKVPVPEEVPSQTQQQPVTSTSEPQGFLFPELVPELVPSEAMGSSEVLLLTSDSESEIFVDSVDSVEKLDNIKVVLVPKSKSNGLHNGYAYSEPSSVQANHTETVCQATQVGAGQGGEGAGDGGGPPMRRSRDAGRDGMRDHGWRERGVPQGSPRRAGREALGAGGGAGRGGGDGSEGGAERLQDIQVQQQILLALRRLREDMRSVMERLEAVERLAATQAQNSDWRPCLRCAASAAQSEEESWWPFPEVSGRAMLLLLLWPLVAQGLVFLLRRGQKKARIST is encoded by the exons ATGCCACGGGGCTGTGCCATCATAGAGAGACGGCAGTTTGCAATGCCACTTCCAGTTATGGCAGAGTCGGTGGACCACCAGAAACGCTTCCAGGCCGCGGTCGACGTCATTCAAAACCTTCCCAAAAATG GTTCCTACCGCCCCTCCTATGAAGTGATGCTGCGGTTCTACTGCCTGTACAAGCAGGCGGTGTGCGGACCCTGCACAGTGCCCCGACCAGGCTTCTGGGACCCAGTAGGTCGCTATAAatg GGATGCCTGGAGCCGACTAGGGGAGATGAGCAGTGAGAGTGCCATGGCGGCCTACGTTGATGAGATGAAGAAAGTGGCACAAGAG GTTATTGACACAATGCCCATCAATGAGAAGACTGCATCACTGTTCCACCACTTTGAGCCCCTCTACGTGGTCATCCACGACATGCCCCGGCCACCAGATACTCTGCTGGACCTAAGAGAAG aCGTTAAGGGCATTGACAAGGCAGCCAGTCCAGTGGAAGTTGAACAAGAGAGGGAGACCCAAGAAGAACTTGTCCCAGATAAGGACCCTGCACTAGAAGAAGAGCCTGCCCTGGAGCAGGTGCCTGTCCCAGGAGTAGAACCCGTCACAGAGGAGGTACCTACCCTGGAAAAGGTGGCCCTCGCAGAGAAGGTGCCTGTCCCAGAAGAGGTGCCCAGTCAGACACAACAACAACCAGTCACCTCCACCAGTGAACCTCAGG GCTTCCTCTTTCCAGAGCTTGTTCCTGAGCTTGTTCCGTCTGAGGCCATGGGGTCGTCTGAGGTGTTGTTGTTGACCAGCGACTCAGAGAGTGAGATCTTCGTTGACTCTGTGGACTCTGTGGAAAAGCTGGACAATATTAAG GTTGTTTTAGTCCCCAAGTCAAAGTCAAACGGCCTCCATAACGGCTATGCTTACTCAGAGCCCTCCTCAGTCCAAGCCAATCACACAGAGACGGTCTGCCAGGCAACGCAGGTGGGGGCAGGGCAAGGTGGAGAGGGGGCGGGGGATGGAGGGGGACCGCCCATGAGGAGGAGTCGGGATGCAGGAAGAGACGGGATGAGGGACCACGGATGGAGAGAAC GTGGTGTTCCCCAGGGCAGCCCCAGGAGGGCGGGGAGAGAGGCCCTgggggcagggggaggggctggcCGAGGGGGAGGAGACGGCTCAGAGGGAGGGGCTGAGAGGCTGCAGGACATCCAAGTGCAGCAGCAGATCCTGCTGGCCCTACGGAGGCTCAGGGAGGACATGCGGAGCGTCATGGAGAGACTGGAGGCAGTGGAGAGACTAGCCGCAacacag GCCCAGAATTCAGACTGGAGACCATGTCTTCGGTGTGCTGCCTCAGCCGCCCAGTCAGAG GAGGAGAGTTGGTGGCCGTTCCCTGAAGTATCAGGACGGGCGATGCTGCTTCTGCTGCTGTGGCCCCTGGTGGCTCAGGGTCTAGTGTTTCTACTGCGGAGGGGCCAAAAGAAGGCCCGTATCTCTACTTGA
- the acbd4 gene encoding acyl-CoA-binding domain-containing protein 4 isoform X2: protein MPRGCAIIERRQFAMPLPVMAESVDHQKRFQAAVDVIQNLPKNGSYRPSYEVMLRFYCLYKQAVCGPCTVPRPGFWDPVGRYKWDAWSRLGEMSSESAMAAYVDEMKKVAQEVIDTMPINEKTASLFHHFEPLYVVIHDMPRPPDTLLDLREDVKGIDKAASPVEVEQERETQEELVPDKDPALEEEPALEQVPVPGVEPVTEEVPTLEKVALAEKVPVPEEVPSQTQQQPVTSTSEPQELVPELVPSEAMGSSEVLLLTSDSESEIFVDSVDSVEKLDNIKVVLVPKSKSNGLHNGYAYSEPSSVQANHTETVCQATQVGAGQGGEGAGDGGGPPMRRSRDAGRDGMRDHGWRERGVPQGSPRRAGREALGAGGGAGRGGGDGSEGGAERLQDIQVQQQILLALRRLREDMRSVMERLEAVERLAATQAQNSDWRPCLRCAASAAQSEEESWWPFPEVSGRAMLLLLLWPLVAQGLVFLLRRGQKKARIST from the exons ATGCCACGGGGCTGTGCCATCATAGAGAGACGGCAGTTTGCAATGCCACTTCCAGTTATGGCAGAGTCGGTGGACCACCAGAAACGCTTCCAGGCCGCGGTCGACGTCATTCAAAACCTTCCCAAAAATG GTTCCTACCGCCCCTCCTATGAAGTGATGCTGCGGTTCTACTGCCTGTACAAGCAGGCGGTGTGCGGACCCTGCACAGTGCCCCGACCAGGCTTCTGGGACCCAGTAGGTCGCTATAAatg GGATGCCTGGAGCCGACTAGGGGAGATGAGCAGTGAGAGTGCCATGGCGGCCTACGTTGATGAGATGAAGAAAGTGGCACAAGAG GTTATTGACACAATGCCCATCAATGAGAAGACTGCATCACTGTTCCACCACTTTGAGCCCCTCTACGTGGTCATCCACGACATGCCCCGGCCACCAGATACTCTGCTGGACCTAAGAGAAG aCGTTAAGGGCATTGACAAGGCAGCCAGTCCAGTGGAAGTTGAACAAGAGAGGGAGACCCAAGAAGAACTTGTCCCAGATAAGGACCCTGCACTAGAAGAAGAGCCTGCCCTGGAGCAGGTGCCTGTCCCAGGAGTAGAACCCGTCACAGAGGAGGTACCTACCCTGGAAAAGGTGGCCCTCGCAGAGAAGGTGCCTGTCCCAGAAGAGGTGCCCAGTCAGACACAACAACAACCAGTCACCTCCACCAGTGAACCTCAGG AGCTTGTTCCTGAGCTTGTTCCGTCTGAGGCCATGGGGTCGTCTGAGGTGTTGTTGTTGACCAGCGACTCAGAGAGTGAGATCTTCGTTGACTCTGTGGACTCTGTGGAAAAGCTGGACAATATTAAG GTTGTTTTAGTCCCCAAGTCAAAGTCAAACGGCCTCCATAACGGCTATGCTTACTCAGAGCCCTCCTCAGTCCAAGCCAATCACACAGAGACGGTCTGCCAGGCAACGCAGGTGGGGGCAGGGCAAGGTGGAGAGGGGGCGGGGGATGGAGGGGGACCGCCCATGAGGAGGAGTCGGGATGCAGGAAGAGACGGGATGAGGGACCACGGATGGAGAGAAC GTGGTGTTCCCCAGGGCAGCCCCAGGAGGGCGGGGAGAGAGGCCCTgggggcagggggaggggctggcCGAGGGGGAGGAGACGGCTCAGAGGGAGGGGCTGAGAGGCTGCAGGACATCCAAGTGCAGCAGCAGATCCTGCTGGCCCTACGGAGGCTCAGGGAGGACATGCGGAGCGTCATGGAGAGACTGGAGGCAGTGGAGAGACTAGCCGCAacacag GCCCAGAATTCAGACTGGAGACCATGTCTTCGGTGTGCTGCCTCAGCCGCCCAGTCAGAG GAGGAGAGTTGGTGGCCGTTCCCTGAAGTATCAGGACGGGCGATGCTGCTTCTGCTGCTGTGGCCCCTGGTGGCTCAGGGTCTAGTGTTTCTACTGCGGAGGGGCCAAAAGAAGGCCCGTATCTCTACTTGA